The Rissa tridactyla isolate bRisTri1 chromosome 6, bRisTri1.patW.cur.20221130, whole genome shotgun sequence genome includes a region encoding these proteins:
- the CCDC186 gene encoding coiled-coil domain-containing protein 186 isoform X2 yields the protein MMEAYLPEMQSTLEPVNPLDDASSRSPDNEKSDKTSGMKDCSSISYTGDDAAVLERESRLLPSDQDSTVLGISSNGALAERQEQQCGGADCCANTGSEGKVEGSAKPEHISNEEFERRDTKANQTEQSLMELLQELREESDFGKKSSDKIYSESPYDTDCTKKLISTIHETSSQEDLLKEIESELLSTDFSKERKFPNGVRKGEHALAVFEKCVQDKYLEQEQTIKKLIKENKKHQELILEICSEKDNLKDELKKRTETEKQHLNIIKQLEARMEELNKEVKAAKDKLLTQDAAAKNAIQQLHKEMAFRMEQANKKCEEARHEKETMVMKYVRGEKESLDLRKEKEILERRVRDANKEIEKHTNKIKQLSQEKGRLHQLYETKDGEATRLNREIEKLKEEINSHVIKVKWAQNKLKTEMDSHKETKERLKDATTKLTEAKEEADQIRKNCQEMIKTYQESEEIKSNELDAKLRVTKGELEKQIQEKSDHLEVHHAKIKELEDLKRTFKEGMDELRTLRTKVKCLEDERLRTEDELSKYKEIINRQKSEIQNLLDRVKTVDRLQDQHQRDEQEISALKEEVDGFNSLIADLQKDIEGSRKRESELLVFTEKLTSKNAQLQSENNSLQSQLDKLSYSERELQNQLECVQQTKDDLATKLQKEEDQRKLEVETLQAQLALEQKELTALKTHVDELKDELATQKRKHAANLKDLTKQLQLARRKLDQMENGNYDKEVSSMGSRSSSSGSLNARSSNEDRSPENTGSSVAVDSFPEVDKSVLVERILRLQKAHARKNEKMEFMEDHIKQLVEEIRKKTKIIQSYILREEAGTLSSEASDFNKVHLSRRGGIMASLYTSHPADSGLTLELSLEINRKLQAVLEDTLLKNITLKENLQTLGTEIERLIKHKHELEQKIKQT from the exons ATGATGGAAGCATATTTACCAGAAATGCAAAGCACGCTGGAGCCAGTTAATCCATTGGATGATGCCTCTTCCAGGTCCCCAGATAATGAGAAGTCTGATAAAACATCTGGAATGAAGGACTGCTCAAGCATAAGTTACACTGGAGATGATGCTGCTGTCTTGGAAAGGGAATCAAGGTTGTTGCCCTCGGATCAGGATTCGACAGTTCTTGGCATAAGCAGCAATGGGGCCCTGGCAGaaagacaggagcagcagtgtggAGGGGCAGACTGCTGTGCTAACACCGGCTCTGAAGGAAAGGTAGAAGGCTCCGCAAAACCAGAACATATATCTAATGAAGAATTTGAACGACGGGATACAAAAGCGAATCAGACAGAACAATCATTAATGGAACTACTACAGGAGCTAAGGGAGGAGTCTGACTTTGGGAAAAAATCCAGCGATAAAATCTATTCAGAAAGCCCTTACGACACAGACTGCACAAAGAAGCTTATTTCCACAATACATGAGACTTCCTCACAGGAGGATTTGCTAAAGGAAATAGAGTCTGAACTCTTATCTACGGATTTTTCAAAGGAACGAAAATTCCCAAATGGTGTGCGGAAGGGTGAACATGCCTTGGCCGTGTTTGAAAAATGTGTGCAAGATAAGTACCTGGAGCAAGAACAAACTATAAAAAA gttgataaaagaaaataaaaaacatcaaGAACTGATTTTGGAAATTTGCTCAGAAAAGGACAACTTAAAAGATGAATTGAAAAAAcgaacagaaacagaaaagcagcacctCAACATTATTAAACAG CTGGAAGCAAGAATGGAAGAGCTTAACAAAGAAGTGAAAGCTGCTAAAGACAAACTTTTAACTCAAGATGCAGCAGCCAAAAATGCTATTCAGCAGTTGCATAAAGAGATGGCCTTTCGAATGGAGCAG gcAAACAAGAAATGTGAAGAAGCACGCCATGAAAAGGAAACAATGGTGATGAAATATGTCCGAGGGGAGAAGGAGTCACTTGACCTCCGAAAGGAAAAGGAGATACTTGAGAGAAGAGTGAGAGATGCAAACAAAGAAATTGAAAAGCATACTAATAAAATCAAACAGCTTtctcaggaaaaaggaagattGCACCAGCTCTATGAAACGAAG GATGGTGAAGCCACTCGACTCAacagagaaatagaaaaattgaAAGAAGAAATCAATTCTCATGTTATCAAAGTAAAATGGGCTCAgaacaaactgaaaacagaaatggattcACACAAG GAAACCAAGGAACGCCTCAAAGATGCAACGACAAAATTAACTGAAGCAAAAGAAGAAGCAGACCAGATAAGGAAAAACTGTCAAGAAATGATAAAAACATATCAA GAGTCAGAAGAAATTAAATCGAATGAATTGGATGCAAAACTCCGAGTAACTAAAGGAGAACTAGAGAAACAAATTCAGGAGAAGTCCGATCACCTTGAG GTGCatcatgcaaaaataaaagaactggAAGACTTGAAGAGGACGTTTAAAGAGGGCATGGATGAGCTTCGAACGCTGAGAACAAAG gTAAAGTGTTTAGAAGATGAACGTTTAAGAACAGAAGATGAGTTGTCCAAATATAAAGAAATCATTAATAGGCAGAAAAGTGAAATTCAGAATTTGCTGGACAGAGTCAAAACTGTAGATCGTCTGCAGGATCAACATCAGAG AGATGAACAAGAAATCAGTGCTTTAAAGGAAGAAGTAGATGGTTTCAATTCTCTGATTGCTGATCTCCAGAAGGACATTGAAGGTAGTCGGAAAAGAGAATCTGAGCTATTGGTATTCACTGAAAAATTAACCAGTAAGAATGCACAGCTTCAGTCTGAAAACAATTCCTTACAGAGCCAGTTGGATAAGCTTTCTTACAGCGAAAGAGAGCTGCAGAATCAGCTGGAATGTGTTCAACAGACTAAAGATGATCTG GCCACCAAGTTGCAGAAGGAGGAGGATCAGCGAAAGCTAGAGGTTGAGACACTACAGGCTCAGCTAGCTTTGGAGCAGAAAGAACTAACAGCGCTGAAGACCCACGTGGATGAACTTAAAGATGAACTGGCTACTCAGAAGCGCAAGCACGCAGCAAACCTGAAAGATCTCACGAAACAACTTCAGCTAG CACGCAGGAAATTGGATCAGATGGAAAATGGTAATTATGACAAAGAAGTCAGCAGCATGGGGAGCCGTTCCAGTTCATCAG GGTCCCTTAATGCGCGCAGCAGCAATGAGGATAGGTCACCTGAGAATACTGGATCTTCAGTAGCTGTGGATAGCTTCCCAGAGGTGGACAAGTCTGTCTTGGTTGAAAGAATACTAAGGCTACAGAAGGCACATGCtcgaaaaaatgaaaagatggagTTTATGGAGGATCACATTAAACAACTGGTggaggaaatcaggaaaaaaacaaa AATTATTCAGAGTTACATTTTGAGGGAAGAAGCTGGAACACTGTCGTCAGAGGCCTCTGACTTCAACAAAGTACACTTGAGTAGACGGGGCGGGATTATGGCATCTCTGTATACATCTCATCCTGCAGATAGTGGTCTCACGTTGGAACTCTCCTTAGAGATAAACAGGAAGCTCCAGGCTGTGTTAGAAGATACATTATTGAAAAATATTACATTGAAA gaaAACCTTCAAACCCTAGGAACAGAAATAGAACGGCTTATCAAACACAAGCATGAACtggaacagaaaataaagcagacaTAA
- the CCDC186 gene encoding coiled-coil domain-containing protein 186 isoform X4 encodes MRESKDLQRKMMEAYLPEMQSTLEPVNPLDDASSRSPDNEKSDKTSGMKDCSSISYTGDDAAVLERESRLLPSDQDSTVLGISSNGALAERQEQQCGGADCCANTGSEGKVEGSAKPEHISNEEFERRDTKANQTEQSLMELLQELREESDFGKKSSDKIYSESPYDTDCTKKLISTIHETSSQEDLLKEIESELLSTDFSKERKFPNGVRKGEHALAVFEKCVQDKYLEQEQTIKKLIKENKKHQELILEICSEKDNLKDELKKRTETEKQHLNIIKQLEARMEELNKEVKAAKDKLLTQDAAAKNAIQQLHKEMAFRMEQANKKCEEARHEKETMVMKYVRGEKESLDLRKEKEILERRVRDANKEIEKHTNKIKQLSQEKGRLHQLYETKDGEATRLNREIEKLKEEINSHVIKVKWAQNKLKTEMDSHKETKERLKDATTKLTEAKEEADQIRKNCQEMIKTYQESEEIKSNELDAKLRVTKGELEKQIQEKSDHLEVHHAKIKELEDLKRTFKEGMDELRTLRTKVKCLEDERLRTEDELSKYKEIINRQKSEIQNLLDRVKTVDRLQDQHQRDEQEISALKEEVDGFNSLIADLQKDIEGSRKRESELLVFTEKLTSKNAQLQSENNSLQSQLDKLSYSERELQNQLECVQQTKDDLATKLQKEEDQRKLEVETLQAQLALEQKELTALKTHVDELKDELATQKRKHAANLKDLTKQLQLARRKLDQMENGNYDKEVSSMGSRSSSSELFRVTF; translated from the exons ATGCGTGAGTCGAAAG ATCTCCAAAGGAAAATGATGGAAGCATATTTACCAGAAATGCAAAGCACGCTGGAGCCAGTTAATCCATTGGATGATGCCTCTTCCAGGTCCCCAGATAATGAGAAGTCTGATAAAACATCTGGAATGAAGGACTGCTCAAGCATAAGTTACACTGGAGATGATGCTGCTGTCTTGGAAAGGGAATCAAGGTTGTTGCCCTCGGATCAGGATTCGACAGTTCTTGGCATAAGCAGCAATGGGGCCCTGGCAGaaagacaggagcagcagtgtggAGGGGCAGACTGCTGTGCTAACACCGGCTCTGAAGGAAAGGTAGAAGGCTCCGCAAAACCAGAACATATATCTAATGAAGAATTTGAACGACGGGATACAAAAGCGAATCAGACAGAACAATCATTAATGGAACTACTACAGGAGCTAAGGGAGGAGTCTGACTTTGGGAAAAAATCCAGCGATAAAATCTATTCAGAAAGCCCTTACGACACAGACTGCACAAAGAAGCTTATTTCCACAATACATGAGACTTCCTCACAGGAGGATTTGCTAAAGGAAATAGAGTCTGAACTCTTATCTACGGATTTTTCAAAGGAACGAAAATTCCCAAATGGTGTGCGGAAGGGTGAACATGCCTTGGCCGTGTTTGAAAAATGTGTGCAAGATAAGTACCTGGAGCAAGAACAAACTATAAAAAA gttgataaaagaaaataaaaaacatcaaGAACTGATTTTGGAAATTTGCTCAGAAAAGGACAACTTAAAAGATGAATTGAAAAAAcgaacagaaacagaaaagcagcacctCAACATTATTAAACAG CTGGAAGCAAGAATGGAAGAGCTTAACAAAGAAGTGAAAGCTGCTAAAGACAAACTTTTAACTCAAGATGCAGCAGCCAAAAATGCTATTCAGCAGTTGCATAAAGAGATGGCCTTTCGAATGGAGCAG gcAAACAAGAAATGTGAAGAAGCACGCCATGAAAAGGAAACAATGGTGATGAAATATGTCCGAGGGGAGAAGGAGTCACTTGACCTCCGAAAGGAAAAGGAGATACTTGAGAGAAGAGTGAGAGATGCAAACAAAGAAATTGAAAAGCATACTAATAAAATCAAACAGCTTtctcaggaaaaaggaagattGCACCAGCTCTATGAAACGAAG GATGGTGAAGCCACTCGACTCAacagagaaatagaaaaattgaAAGAAGAAATCAATTCTCATGTTATCAAAGTAAAATGGGCTCAgaacaaactgaaaacagaaatggattcACACAAG GAAACCAAGGAACGCCTCAAAGATGCAACGACAAAATTAACTGAAGCAAAAGAAGAAGCAGACCAGATAAGGAAAAACTGTCAAGAAATGATAAAAACATATCAA GAGTCAGAAGAAATTAAATCGAATGAATTGGATGCAAAACTCCGAGTAACTAAAGGAGAACTAGAGAAACAAATTCAGGAGAAGTCCGATCACCTTGAG GTGCatcatgcaaaaataaaagaactggAAGACTTGAAGAGGACGTTTAAAGAGGGCATGGATGAGCTTCGAACGCTGAGAACAAAG gTAAAGTGTTTAGAAGATGAACGTTTAAGAACAGAAGATGAGTTGTCCAAATATAAAGAAATCATTAATAGGCAGAAAAGTGAAATTCAGAATTTGCTGGACAGAGTCAAAACTGTAGATCGTCTGCAGGATCAACATCAGAG AGATGAACAAGAAATCAGTGCTTTAAAGGAAGAAGTAGATGGTTTCAATTCTCTGATTGCTGATCTCCAGAAGGACATTGAAGGTAGTCGGAAAAGAGAATCTGAGCTATTGGTATTCACTGAAAAATTAACCAGTAAGAATGCACAGCTTCAGTCTGAAAACAATTCCTTACAGAGCCAGTTGGATAAGCTTTCTTACAGCGAAAGAGAGCTGCAGAATCAGCTGGAATGTGTTCAACAGACTAAAGATGATCTG GCCACCAAGTTGCAGAAGGAGGAGGATCAGCGAAAGCTAGAGGTTGAGACACTACAGGCTCAGCTAGCTTTGGAGCAGAAAGAACTAACAGCGCTGAAGACCCACGTGGATGAACTTAAAGATGAACTGGCTACTCAGAAGCGCAAGCACGCAGCAAACCTGAAAGATCTCACGAAACAACTTCAGCTAG CACGCAGGAAATTGGATCAGATGGAAAATGGTAATTATGACAAAGAAGTCAGCAGCATGGGGAGCCGTTCCAGTTCATCAG AATTATTCAGAGTTACATTTTGA
- the CCDC186 gene encoding coiled-coil domain-containing protein 186 isoform X1 — MRESKDLQRKMMEAYLPEMQSTLEPVNPLDDASSRSPDNEKSDKTSGMKDCSSISYTGDDAAVLERESRLLPSDQDSTVLGISSNGALAERQEQQCGGADCCANTGSEGKVEGSAKPEHISNEEFERRDTKANQTEQSLMELLQELREESDFGKKSSDKIYSESPYDTDCTKKLISTIHETSSQEDLLKEIESELLSTDFSKERKFPNGVRKGEHALAVFEKCVQDKYLEQEQTIKKLIKENKKHQELILEICSEKDNLKDELKKRTETEKQHLNIIKQLEARMEELNKEVKAAKDKLLTQDAAAKNAIQQLHKEMAFRMEQANKKCEEARHEKETMVMKYVRGEKESLDLRKEKEILERRVRDANKEIEKHTNKIKQLSQEKGRLHQLYETKDGEATRLNREIEKLKEEINSHVIKVKWAQNKLKTEMDSHKETKERLKDATTKLTEAKEEADQIRKNCQEMIKTYQESEEIKSNELDAKLRVTKGELEKQIQEKSDHLEVHHAKIKELEDLKRTFKEGMDELRTLRTKVKCLEDERLRTEDELSKYKEIINRQKSEIQNLLDRVKTVDRLQDQHQRDEQEISALKEEVDGFNSLIADLQKDIEGSRKRESELLVFTEKLTSKNAQLQSENNSLQSQLDKLSYSERELQNQLECVQQTKDDLATKLQKEEDQRKLEVETLQAQLALEQKELTALKTHVDELKDELATQKRKHAANLKDLTKQLQLARRKLDQMENGNYDKEVSSMGSRSSSSGSLNARSSNEDRSPENTGSSVAVDSFPEVDKSVLVERILRLQKAHARKNEKMEFMEDHIKQLVEEIRKKTKIIQSYILREEAGTLSSEASDFNKVHLSRRGGIMASLYTSHPADSGLTLELSLEINRKLQAVLEDTLLKNITLKENLQTLGTEIERLIKHKHELEQKIKQT; from the exons ATGCGTGAGTCGAAAG ATCTCCAAAGGAAAATGATGGAAGCATATTTACCAGAAATGCAAAGCACGCTGGAGCCAGTTAATCCATTGGATGATGCCTCTTCCAGGTCCCCAGATAATGAGAAGTCTGATAAAACATCTGGAATGAAGGACTGCTCAAGCATAAGTTACACTGGAGATGATGCTGCTGTCTTGGAAAGGGAATCAAGGTTGTTGCCCTCGGATCAGGATTCGACAGTTCTTGGCATAAGCAGCAATGGGGCCCTGGCAGaaagacaggagcagcagtgtggAGGGGCAGACTGCTGTGCTAACACCGGCTCTGAAGGAAAGGTAGAAGGCTCCGCAAAACCAGAACATATATCTAATGAAGAATTTGAACGACGGGATACAAAAGCGAATCAGACAGAACAATCATTAATGGAACTACTACAGGAGCTAAGGGAGGAGTCTGACTTTGGGAAAAAATCCAGCGATAAAATCTATTCAGAAAGCCCTTACGACACAGACTGCACAAAGAAGCTTATTTCCACAATACATGAGACTTCCTCACAGGAGGATTTGCTAAAGGAAATAGAGTCTGAACTCTTATCTACGGATTTTTCAAAGGAACGAAAATTCCCAAATGGTGTGCGGAAGGGTGAACATGCCTTGGCCGTGTTTGAAAAATGTGTGCAAGATAAGTACCTGGAGCAAGAACAAACTATAAAAAA gttgataaaagaaaataaaaaacatcaaGAACTGATTTTGGAAATTTGCTCAGAAAAGGACAACTTAAAAGATGAATTGAAAAAAcgaacagaaacagaaaagcagcacctCAACATTATTAAACAG CTGGAAGCAAGAATGGAAGAGCTTAACAAAGAAGTGAAAGCTGCTAAAGACAAACTTTTAACTCAAGATGCAGCAGCCAAAAATGCTATTCAGCAGTTGCATAAAGAGATGGCCTTTCGAATGGAGCAG gcAAACAAGAAATGTGAAGAAGCACGCCATGAAAAGGAAACAATGGTGATGAAATATGTCCGAGGGGAGAAGGAGTCACTTGACCTCCGAAAGGAAAAGGAGATACTTGAGAGAAGAGTGAGAGATGCAAACAAAGAAATTGAAAAGCATACTAATAAAATCAAACAGCTTtctcaggaaaaaggaagattGCACCAGCTCTATGAAACGAAG GATGGTGAAGCCACTCGACTCAacagagaaatagaaaaattgaAAGAAGAAATCAATTCTCATGTTATCAAAGTAAAATGGGCTCAgaacaaactgaaaacagaaatggattcACACAAG GAAACCAAGGAACGCCTCAAAGATGCAACGACAAAATTAACTGAAGCAAAAGAAGAAGCAGACCAGATAAGGAAAAACTGTCAAGAAATGATAAAAACATATCAA GAGTCAGAAGAAATTAAATCGAATGAATTGGATGCAAAACTCCGAGTAACTAAAGGAGAACTAGAGAAACAAATTCAGGAGAAGTCCGATCACCTTGAG GTGCatcatgcaaaaataaaagaactggAAGACTTGAAGAGGACGTTTAAAGAGGGCATGGATGAGCTTCGAACGCTGAGAACAAAG gTAAAGTGTTTAGAAGATGAACGTTTAAGAACAGAAGATGAGTTGTCCAAATATAAAGAAATCATTAATAGGCAGAAAAGTGAAATTCAGAATTTGCTGGACAGAGTCAAAACTGTAGATCGTCTGCAGGATCAACATCAGAG AGATGAACAAGAAATCAGTGCTTTAAAGGAAGAAGTAGATGGTTTCAATTCTCTGATTGCTGATCTCCAGAAGGACATTGAAGGTAGTCGGAAAAGAGAATCTGAGCTATTGGTATTCACTGAAAAATTAACCAGTAAGAATGCACAGCTTCAGTCTGAAAACAATTCCTTACAGAGCCAGTTGGATAAGCTTTCTTACAGCGAAAGAGAGCTGCAGAATCAGCTGGAATGTGTTCAACAGACTAAAGATGATCTG GCCACCAAGTTGCAGAAGGAGGAGGATCAGCGAAAGCTAGAGGTTGAGACACTACAGGCTCAGCTAGCTTTGGAGCAGAAAGAACTAACAGCGCTGAAGACCCACGTGGATGAACTTAAAGATGAACTGGCTACTCAGAAGCGCAAGCACGCAGCAAACCTGAAAGATCTCACGAAACAACTTCAGCTAG CACGCAGGAAATTGGATCAGATGGAAAATGGTAATTATGACAAAGAAGTCAGCAGCATGGGGAGCCGTTCCAGTTCATCAG GGTCCCTTAATGCGCGCAGCAGCAATGAGGATAGGTCACCTGAGAATACTGGATCTTCAGTAGCTGTGGATAGCTTCCCAGAGGTGGACAAGTCTGTCTTGGTTGAAAGAATACTAAGGCTACAGAAGGCACATGCtcgaaaaaatgaaaagatggagTTTATGGAGGATCACATTAAACAACTGGTggaggaaatcaggaaaaaaacaaa AATTATTCAGAGTTACATTTTGAGGGAAGAAGCTGGAACACTGTCGTCAGAGGCCTCTGACTTCAACAAAGTACACTTGAGTAGACGGGGCGGGATTATGGCATCTCTGTATACATCTCATCCTGCAGATAGTGGTCTCACGTTGGAACTCTCCTTAGAGATAAACAGGAAGCTCCAGGCTGTGTTAGAAGATACATTATTGAAAAATATTACATTGAAA gaaAACCTTCAAACCCTAGGAACAGAAATAGAACGGCTTATCAAACACAAGCATGAACtggaacagaaaataaagcagacaTAA
- the CCDC186 gene encoding coiled-coil domain-containing protein 186 isoform X3, with amino-acid sequence MRESKDLQRKMMEAYLPEMQSTLEPVNPLDDASSRSPDNEKSDKTSGMKDCSSISYTGDDAAVLERESRLLPSDQDSTVLGISSNGALAERQEQQCGGADCCANTGSEGKVEGSAKPEHISNEEFERRDTKANQTEQSLMELLQELREESDFGKKSSDKIYSESPYDTDCTKKLISTIHETSSQEDLLKEIESELLSTDFSKERKFPNGVRKGEHALAVFEKCVQDKYLEQEQTIKKLIKENKKHQELILEICSEKDNLKDELKKRTETEKQHLNIIKQLEARMEELNKEVKAAKDKLLTQDAAAKNAIQQLHKEMAFRMEQANKKCEEARHEKETMVMKYVRGEKESLDLRKEKEILERRVRDANKEIEKHTNKIKQLSQEKGRLHQLYETKDGEATRLNREIEKLKEEINSHVIKVKWAQNKLKTEMDSHKETKERLKDATTKLTEAKEEADQIRKNCQEMIKTYQESEEIKSNELDAKLRVTKGELEKQIQEKSDHLEVHHAKIKELEDLKRTFKEGMDELRTLRTKVKCLEDERLRTEDELSKYKEIINRQKSEIQNLLDRVKTVDRLQDQHQRDEQEISALKEEVDGFNSLIADLQKDIEGSRKRESELLVFTEKLTSKNAQLQSENNSLQSQLDKLSYSERELQNQLECVQQTKDDLATKLQKEEDQRKLEVETLQAQLALEQKELTALKTHVDELKDELATQKRKHAANLKDLTKQLQLARRKLDQMENGNYDKEVSSMGSRSSSSGSLNARSSNEDRSPENTGSSVAVDSFPEVDKSVLVERILRLQKAHARKNEKMEFMEDHIKQLVEEIRKKTKMLTVSVCFGRRIGIIPDGSLACISNKQHV; translated from the exons ATGCGTGAGTCGAAAG ATCTCCAAAGGAAAATGATGGAAGCATATTTACCAGAAATGCAAAGCACGCTGGAGCCAGTTAATCCATTGGATGATGCCTCTTCCAGGTCCCCAGATAATGAGAAGTCTGATAAAACATCTGGAATGAAGGACTGCTCAAGCATAAGTTACACTGGAGATGATGCTGCTGTCTTGGAAAGGGAATCAAGGTTGTTGCCCTCGGATCAGGATTCGACAGTTCTTGGCATAAGCAGCAATGGGGCCCTGGCAGaaagacaggagcagcagtgtggAGGGGCAGACTGCTGTGCTAACACCGGCTCTGAAGGAAAGGTAGAAGGCTCCGCAAAACCAGAACATATATCTAATGAAGAATTTGAACGACGGGATACAAAAGCGAATCAGACAGAACAATCATTAATGGAACTACTACAGGAGCTAAGGGAGGAGTCTGACTTTGGGAAAAAATCCAGCGATAAAATCTATTCAGAAAGCCCTTACGACACAGACTGCACAAAGAAGCTTATTTCCACAATACATGAGACTTCCTCACAGGAGGATTTGCTAAAGGAAATAGAGTCTGAACTCTTATCTACGGATTTTTCAAAGGAACGAAAATTCCCAAATGGTGTGCGGAAGGGTGAACATGCCTTGGCCGTGTTTGAAAAATGTGTGCAAGATAAGTACCTGGAGCAAGAACAAACTATAAAAAA gttgataaaagaaaataaaaaacatcaaGAACTGATTTTGGAAATTTGCTCAGAAAAGGACAACTTAAAAGATGAATTGAAAAAAcgaacagaaacagaaaagcagcacctCAACATTATTAAACAG CTGGAAGCAAGAATGGAAGAGCTTAACAAAGAAGTGAAAGCTGCTAAAGACAAACTTTTAACTCAAGATGCAGCAGCCAAAAATGCTATTCAGCAGTTGCATAAAGAGATGGCCTTTCGAATGGAGCAG gcAAACAAGAAATGTGAAGAAGCACGCCATGAAAAGGAAACAATGGTGATGAAATATGTCCGAGGGGAGAAGGAGTCACTTGACCTCCGAAAGGAAAAGGAGATACTTGAGAGAAGAGTGAGAGATGCAAACAAAGAAATTGAAAAGCATACTAATAAAATCAAACAGCTTtctcaggaaaaaggaagattGCACCAGCTCTATGAAACGAAG GATGGTGAAGCCACTCGACTCAacagagaaatagaaaaattgaAAGAAGAAATCAATTCTCATGTTATCAAAGTAAAATGGGCTCAgaacaaactgaaaacagaaatggattcACACAAG GAAACCAAGGAACGCCTCAAAGATGCAACGACAAAATTAACTGAAGCAAAAGAAGAAGCAGACCAGATAAGGAAAAACTGTCAAGAAATGATAAAAACATATCAA GAGTCAGAAGAAATTAAATCGAATGAATTGGATGCAAAACTCCGAGTAACTAAAGGAGAACTAGAGAAACAAATTCAGGAGAAGTCCGATCACCTTGAG GTGCatcatgcaaaaataaaagaactggAAGACTTGAAGAGGACGTTTAAAGAGGGCATGGATGAGCTTCGAACGCTGAGAACAAAG gTAAAGTGTTTAGAAGATGAACGTTTAAGAACAGAAGATGAGTTGTCCAAATATAAAGAAATCATTAATAGGCAGAAAAGTGAAATTCAGAATTTGCTGGACAGAGTCAAAACTGTAGATCGTCTGCAGGATCAACATCAGAG AGATGAACAAGAAATCAGTGCTTTAAAGGAAGAAGTAGATGGTTTCAATTCTCTGATTGCTGATCTCCAGAAGGACATTGAAGGTAGTCGGAAAAGAGAATCTGAGCTATTGGTATTCACTGAAAAATTAACCAGTAAGAATGCACAGCTTCAGTCTGAAAACAATTCCTTACAGAGCCAGTTGGATAAGCTTTCTTACAGCGAAAGAGAGCTGCAGAATCAGCTGGAATGTGTTCAACAGACTAAAGATGATCTG GCCACCAAGTTGCAGAAGGAGGAGGATCAGCGAAAGCTAGAGGTTGAGACACTACAGGCTCAGCTAGCTTTGGAGCAGAAAGAACTAACAGCGCTGAAGACCCACGTGGATGAACTTAAAGATGAACTGGCTACTCAGAAGCGCAAGCACGCAGCAAACCTGAAAGATCTCACGAAACAACTTCAGCTAG CACGCAGGAAATTGGATCAGATGGAAAATGGTAATTATGACAAAGAAGTCAGCAGCATGGGGAGCCGTTCCAGTTCATCAG GGTCCCTTAATGCGCGCAGCAGCAATGAGGATAGGTCACCTGAGAATACTGGATCTTCAGTAGCTGTGGATAGCTTCCCAGAGGTGGACAAGTCTGTCTTGGTTGAAAGAATACTAAGGCTACAGAAGGCACATGCtcgaaaaaatgaaaagatggagTTTATGGAGGATCACATTAAACAACTGGTggaggaaatcaggaaaaaaacaaa GATGCTGACTGTAAGTGTTTGCTTTGGAAGGAGAATCGGCATAATTCCAGATGGTAGTCTGGCATGCATATCGAACAAACAACACGTCTGA